A single Lacerta agilis isolate rLacAgi1 chromosome 10, rLacAgi1.pri, whole genome shotgun sequence DNA region contains:
- the FMC1 gene encoding protein FMC1 homolog, with protein MAALGSPLRTFRGLLRELRYVQGGRSYRETEAYRYLKEAFRAHRVTSEKLCRAQHDLHFQAATYLCLLRSVREHLALHKEYHSKGEMSTKEAAGLVGLKLPQQPGGKGWEP; from the exons ATGGCGGCGCTGGGTTCGCCTCTCCGTACCTTCAGAGGTCTGCTGCGCGAGCTCCGCTATGTGCAAGGTGGCCGCTCCTACCGGGAGACGGAGGCTTACCGATATCTGAAGGAAGCCTTCCGCGCCCACCGG GTAACCAGTGAAAAATTATGCAGGGCCCAGCATGACCTACATTTCCAGGCTGCCACCTATCTCTGTCTTCTGCGTAGTGTCCGAGAACACTTAGCATTGCATAAGGAATATCATAGCAAAGGAGAAATGTCAACAAAGGAAGCAGCTGGTCTAGTAGGCCTTAAACTGCCACAACAGCCTGGAGGGAAAGGATGGGAGCCGTGA